Proteins encoded by one window of Halomonas sp. SH5A2:
- the pilB gene encoding type IV-A pilus assembly ATPase PilB has translation MSEPNFESTLSHAAARGGLRGIAQRLVKHGLLTEAQAATAEATAFDLDISLLQHVVDSGLVDPRQSAIAAGWEYGLPVIDLNAVRLSSLPPAAEYPVKVLQNLTVLPLARHGHRLTVAVPYPATLTQLDELQFATGLSVEGVLAPVDQLSTALNQYLTQNERSMLEELDDIDDAVSSLNVVQGAAGEDAPLEEAPQNSDDAPIVKFVNKLLLDAIRRGASDIHFEPYETQYRVRFRIDGMLIEVARPPFAMRNRIAARLKIMARLDISERRLPQDGAIKLKLSRTRSLDFRVNSLPTVYGEKLVLRILDPTATQLGIEQLGFTDDQRGYYERALAQPQGMILVTGPTGSGKTVSLYTGINILNQIERNICTAEDPVEIKVPGVNQVNVLPKIGLDFASALRAFLRQDPDVVMVGEIRDLETAEISIKAAQTGHLVLSTVHTNSAAETLTRLSNMGVSSFNIASAVSLIIAQRLARKLCPHCKEPADIPHEALRREGFSQQEIQQATLFRPVGCKQCTHGYKGRVGVYEVVPITDAMRQLVMRDANSLDIDQLARREGYPSLHQSGLLKVMQGITSLEEVNRISKE, from the coding sequence ATGAGCGAACCCAATTTCGAGTCCACTTTAAGTCATGCCGCCGCCCGGGGCGGGCTGCGCGGCATCGCCCAGCGTCTGGTCAAGCACGGGTTACTGACCGAGGCTCAGGCGGCCACCGCTGAGGCGACGGCGTTCGACTTGGATATTTCACTGCTCCAACACGTCGTTGATAGCGGCCTGGTGGACCCTAGGCAATCAGCCATTGCCGCTGGCTGGGAGTACGGGTTGCCGGTGATTGATCTCAATGCCGTGCGGTTATCGTCACTGCCGCCAGCGGCCGAGTACCCCGTTAAAGTCCTTCAGAATTTGACGGTGCTGCCATTGGCGCGTCACGGCCACCGGCTTACCGTCGCCGTCCCCTACCCGGCGACGCTCACCCAGCTGGATGAGCTGCAATTTGCCACCGGGCTGAGCGTTGAAGGGGTGCTAGCGCCTGTCGATCAACTGAGTACGGCGTTAAACCAGTATCTCACCCAGAATGAGCGCAGCATGCTGGAGGAGCTTGATGACATCGACGATGCCGTCAGCTCCTTGAATGTTGTCCAGGGGGCGGCCGGTGAAGACGCTCCCCTTGAGGAAGCACCGCAGAACAGCGACGACGCACCGATCGTCAAATTCGTCAATAAACTGTTACTGGATGCGATTCGCCGGGGCGCCTCGGATATCCATTTTGAGCCCTATGAAACCCAGTACCGGGTTCGCTTTCGGATTGATGGCATGCTGATCGAGGTGGCCAGGCCACCTTTCGCCATGCGTAACCGGATCGCCGCACGTCTGAAGATCATGGCCCGGCTGGATATCTCTGAGCGCCGTCTGCCCCAGGACGGGGCGATCAAACTCAAGCTTTCACGTACTCGCTCCCTCGACTTCAGGGTCAACTCGCTGCCCACCGTGTATGGCGAAAAACTCGTACTGAGGATCCTTGATCCCACCGCCACGCAATTAGGCATCGAGCAGTTAGGCTTCACCGATGACCAACGCGGTTACTACGAACGGGCGCTGGCGCAGCCACAAGGCATGATTCTGGTGACCGGCCCGACAGGCAGCGGTAAAACCGTATCGCTGTATACCGGCATCAATATCCTTAATCAGATAGAGCGCAATATCTGCACCGCCGAAGACCCAGTGGAAATCAAAGTCCCCGGCGTTAACCAGGTCAACGTACTGCCGAAAATCGGCCTGGATTTCGCCAGCGCTTTAAGGGCGTTCCTGCGCCAGGATCCTGACGTGGTCATGGTCGGTGAAATCCGCGACCTGGAAACCGCCGAGATCTCCATCAAAGCGGCCCAGACCGGCCACCTTGTGCTGTCGACGGTACATACCAACTCGGCGGCCGAAACCCTCACTCGTCTATCCAATATGGGGGTGTCTTCCTTCAATATTGCCAGCGCGGTCAGTTTGATCATTGCCCAGCGCCTGGCGCGCAAGCTATGTCCTCACTGCAAGGAACCGGCTGATATTCCCCACGAAGCACTGAGACGCGAAGGGTTCAGCCAACAGGAGATTCAGCAGGCCACCCTATTTCGTCCGGTCGGTTGCAAGCAGTGTACCCATGGCTACAAGGGCCGTGTGGGTGTCTACGAAGTCGTGCCGATTACCGATGCGATGCGCCAGTTGGTCATGCGCGATGCCAACTCTCTGGATATTGACCAACTGGCCCGCCGTGAGGGCTATCCGAGCTTGCATCAAAGTGGTCTTTTAAAGGTGATGCAAGGGATCACGAGCCTTGAGGAAGTTAACCGCATCAGCAAGGAGTAA
- a CDS encoding pilin, giving the protein MQHSAQPAIRNKKQGGFTLIELMIVVAIIGVLASIAVPQYQNYTARAQASEGLSVTAGMRADIAEQYSLQGGMPSTDDIDDLVETDDEPAGRYVQNATYAFAEDTGTITVTFDTDSALGNRTMLLETDNPQDGWVCKAGTTDGIDESRLPAGCKE; this is encoded by the coding sequence ATGCAGCATTCTGCACAACCGGCAATTCGTAACAAGAAGCAGGGCGGTTTCACGCTGATCGAGCTGATGATCGTGGTGGCGATTATCGGTGTGCTGGCGTCAATTGCCGTGCCGCAGTATCAGAACTACACCGCCCGCGCTCAGGCCAGCGAAGGGCTGTCTGTGACAGCAGGCATGCGCGCAGATATTGCTGAGCAATACTCACTTCAAGGTGGAATGCCATCAACGGATGATATCGATGACTTGGTCGAAACCGACGATGAGCCAGCAGGTAGATATGTGCAAAATGCTACATATGCATTTGCAGAGGATACTGGCACTATCACTGTAACTTTTGATACCGATAGTGCGTTAGGGAATCGCACTATGCTCTTAGAAACTGACAATCCTCAAGATGGCTGGGTTTGTAAAGCTGGCACCACGGATGGTATTGACGAAAGTCGGCTTCCTGCGGGTTGTAAAGAATAG
- a CDS encoding pilin, whose translation MKGTQQGFTLIELMIVVAIIGVLASIAIPQYQNYTARAQVSEAFNLASAYKTTMSEFYAVRGRFPDSNDEAGLPEDVDRSGNGGESSDDSYVAYIGIWPGEENYAARVVMEMSNNANSAIAGKWVVMESEATEGSIQWSCRTTTGAGNALDEKYLPGSCRDQKEL comes from the coding sequence ATGAAGGGAACCCAGCAAGGCTTTACGCTGATCGAGCTGATGATTGTGGTCGCCATCATCGGTGTACTGGCCTCTATCGCCATTCCGCAGTATCAGAACTACACTGCCCGCGCCCAGGTGTCGGAGGCTTTTAATCTGGCGTCCGCCTATAAAACGACCATGAGTGAGTTTTACGCGGTGAGAGGCCGCTTCCCTGATAGCAATGATGAAGCTGGTTTGCCTGAAGATGTGGATAGGAGCGGTAACGGCGGAGAAAGCAGTGACGACAGCTATGTGGCTTACATCGGCATTTGGCCTGGCGAAGAGAACTATGCGGCTCGTGTTGTCATGGAAATGAGCAATAATGCCAATAGCGCCATTGCGGGTAAATGGGTGGTGATGGAATCTGAAGCGACAGAGGGTTCTATTCAGTGGTCTTGCCGAACTACTACCGGTGCGGGTAATGCCCTCGATGAAAAATATTTGCCGGGTTCCTGCCGTGATCAAAAAGAGCTTTAA
- a CDS encoding anti-virulence regulator CigR family protein — protein sequence MKPFKIVSIGGIAALMLSSAAIAQPDHAPAHGARDKPDHQGQAPKRDNRSYDDRAARNYRDDWPRIEERLLQRLLREYGAPRAEPLPPGIERNLARGKPLPPGIAKRFDGPITHELPHYPGYEWQRVGADVVLIDAATRVVVDILVDALR from the coding sequence GTGAAACCTTTCAAAATCGTTTCTATCGGTGGCATTGCCGCCCTGATGCTAAGCAGTGCCGCCATAGCCCAGCCTGACCATGCCCCGGCGCACGGCGCTCGTGATAAGCCGGATCATCAGGGACAAGCGCCCAAGCGTGATAATCGGTCTTATGATGATCGCGCCGCAAGGAATTATCGTGATGACTGGCCGCGTATTGAGGAACGGCTGCTACAGCGTCTGCTGCGCGAATATGGCGCGCCCAGGGCCGAGCCACTGCCTCCCGGGATCGAGCGCAACCTGGCACGAGGTAAGCCGCTTCCGCCAGGCATCGCCAAGCGGTTTGACGGGCCTATCACCCACGAGCTTCCTCATTATCCCGGCTATGAGTGGCAGCGCGTAGGTGCTGATGTGGTATTGATCGATGCGGCCACGCGCGTGGTTGTCGATATCCTGGTGGATGCACTACGCTAG
- a CDS encoding inositol monophosphatase family protein, translating to MPAYTLKERLDIARSIAEQAGQMIRQARQEQSFGRHYKAGDELVTDADVAVDRFISDQLASHFPGETRLSEELSPDQAFNESAPRLWVVDPIDGTVNFAQGLRHVAVSIGWMENGVAKVGVVHAPFLEETFTAAEGAGAFCNDQPIQPSAANELSRSLVATGFPYQREAREALLPRLAAVLTNCRDIRRNGAAALDICDVACGRLDAYYESVSPWDFVAGWVIAREAGACVGHLYDVPADVPEDLYSQHLLVSTPAIHSAMARLLRDADSAA from the coding sequence ATGCCTGCCTATACCCTCAAAGAGCGCCTGGACATCGCCCGCTCGATTGCCGAACAGGCAGGGCAGATGATTCGTCAGGCTCGCCAGGAGCAATCTTTTGGCCGGCATTACAAGGCCGGCGATGAGCTGGTGACAGATGCCGATGTGGCGGTTGATCGCTTTATCAGTGATCAACTGGCATCACATTTTCCTGGCGAGACCCGTTTAAGCGAAGAGCTCTCTCCCGATCAGGCATTCAACGAAAGTGCCCCGCGGCTATGGGTTGTCGACCCGATTGACGGCACGGTCAACTTTGCCCAGGGGCTTCGCCATGTAGCGGTCTCGATCGGCTGGATGGAAAACGGTGTGGCAAAGGTCGGTGTTGTCCACGCACCGTTTCTGGAAGAAACCTTCACCGCCGCCGAGGGCGCTGGGGCCTTTTGCAATGACCAGCCAATCCAGCCAAGCGCCGCAAACGAATTGTCGCGCAGTCTTGTGGCAACGGGGTTTCCCTACCAGCGGGAGGCCCGGGAAGCCCTGTTGCCTCGCCTGGCCGCCGTATTGACCAATTGCCGCGATATACGCCGTAACGGCGCGGCCGCCCTGGATATTTGCGATGTCGCCTGTGGGCGACTGGATGCTTACTACGAAAGCGTATCGCCCTGGGATTTTGTCGCCGGCTGGGTCATTGCCCGTGAAGCGGGTGCCTGTGTGGGGCATCTTTACGATGTGCCGGCTGACGTGCCTGAAGATTTATATTCCCAACATTTGCTGGTGAGTACACCCGCCATTCACTCCGCAATGGCCAGGTTGCTACGCGATGCCGATAGCGCCGCATAG
- a CDS encoding GGDEF domain-containing protein: protein MRLGREAISDPLSGSPNRRHFDIAIKDLLSRALVNFPGEGFSLAILDIDHVKPVNGEHGHDVGD, encoded by the coding sequence TTGAGGCTGGGCCGTGAGGCCATAAGCGATCCGCTGAGCGGCTCGCCTAACCGACGCCACTTTGATATCGCTATTAAAGATTTACTCTCCCGCGCTCTCGTTAATTTTCCTGGTGAGGGCTTTAGTTTGGCCATCTTGGATATTGATCATGTTAAACCGGTCAATGGCGAGCATGGCCATGACGTGGGGGATTAA